A genomic window from Cupriavidus metallidurans CH34 includes:
- a CDS encoding epoxyqueuosine reductase QueH codes for MNTTVERKALALPGGHDKVLLHSCCAPCSGEVMEAMLASGIDYTIFFYNPNIHPLKEYELRKNENIRFAEQFGVPFVDADYDRDNWFERAKGMEHEPERGVRCTMCFDMRFERTALYAHEHGFPVITSSLGISRWKNMQQINDCGVRAAAKYSGLMYWEYNWRKGGGSARMIEISKRENFYQQEYCGCVYSLRDTNRHRVESGRERIQLGVTFYGDEQPPKD; via the coding sequence ATGAACACCACCGTCGAACGCAAAGCGCTTGCGCTGCCCGGAGGCCACGACAAGGTGCTGCTGCATTCGTGCTGCGCGCCGTGCTCAGGCGAGGTCATGGAGGCCATGCTGGCCTCGGGCATTGACTACACCATCTTTTTCTACAACCCCAACATTCATCCGCTCAAGGAATACGAGCTGCGCAAGAACGAGAACATCCGCTTCGCGGAGCAGTTCGGCGTGCCCTTCGTCGATGCGGACTACGACCGGGACAACTGGTTCGAGCGCGCCAAGGGCATGGAGCACGAGCCCGAACGCGGCGTGCGCTGCACCATGTGCTTCGACATGCGTTTCGAGCGCACGGCGCTGTATGCGCATGAGCACGGCTTTCCGGTGATCACCAGTTCCCTGGGCATCTCGCGCTGGAAGAACATGCAGCAGATCAATGACTGCGGCGTGCGTGCGGCGGCCAAGTACTCTGGCCTGATGTACTGGGAATACAACTGGCGCAAGGGCGGCGGCTCGGCGCGCATGATCGAGATCAGCAAGCGCGAGAACTTCTACCAACAGGAATACTGCGGCTGCGTCTACTCGCTGCGCGACACGAACCGCCACCGCGTGGAAAGCGGCCGCGAGCGCATCCAGCTCGGCGTGACGTTCTACGGTGACGAACAGCCCCCCAAAGATTGA
- a CDS encoding IS3 family transposase, whose translation MYSYADRIRAVALYIKLGLRVRATIRQLGYPTKNALKGWYQHYLKHQDLPASQAPRAPKYSLQQRQVAIAHYLAHDRCIAATMRALGYPGRGTLTAWVRQDCPDTCKSRVGRSWPATKPDALMCEGVVQLCARRSSAQQIADKLGVCRGTLYNWKNQLLGPCAPASMKHSPKRSPVLDEAALRRQVESLRQDVRRLKIERELLKQAHEILKNGADIDLHRLANKDKAVLVEALHGQYELPELLSLVGLARSSYFYHRARLKLADKYVDLRRSITEIFDNNYRCYGYRRVQASLLKECTGISEKVVRRLMKQEGLIVAKPKRRRYNSYLGEIGAAPQNLINRDFRAAAPNEKWLTDITELQIPAGKVYLSPVIDCFDGLVVSWSIGTHPNAHLVNTMLDAAIDAVQGSESRPVIHSDRGAHYRWPGWLSRVHDAKLTRSMSRKGCSPDNAACEGFFGRLKMELFYPNNWQSTTIEQFIEAVDAYIRWYNEKRIKVSLGRLSPVEYRHKLGLAA comes from the coding sequence ATGTACTCATACGCAGACAGGATTCGTGCAGTTGCGCTTTACATCAAGCTTGGCTTGCGTGTCAGAGCCACGATTCGCCAGTTGGGGTACCCAACCAAGAACGCATTGAAAGGCTGGTATCAGCACTACCTGAAGCATCAGGATTTGCCAGCAAGCCAAGCTCCAAGAGCACCAAAATATTCGCTGCAGCAAAGGCAGGTGGCTATTGCTCATTACCTCGCCCATGATCGCTGTATTGCTGCAACGATGAGGGCTTTGGGTTATCCGGGTCGAGGAACGTTGACTGCGTGGGTTCGGCAAGACTGCCCTGACACCTGCAAATCGAGAGTAGGCAGATCTTGGCCGGCTACAAAGCCTGATGCCTTGATGTGTGAGGGCGTGGTGCAGCTGTGTGCCCGTCGATCAAGTGCACAGCAGATTGCGGACAAGTTAGGGGTGTGTAGGGGGACCTTGTACAACTGGAAAAATCAGTTGCTTGGCCCTTGTGCCCCAGCCTCAATGAAACACAGTCCAAAGCGATCGCCAGTGTTGGATGAAGCAGCACTCAGGCGCCAAGTTGAATCATTGCGCCAGGATGTTCGGCGGCTGAAGATAGAACGTGAGCTTCTCAAGCAGGCCCATGAAATCTTAAAAAATGGGGCTGACATTGATCTGCATAGGCTGGCAAACAAAGATAAGGCTGTGCTGGTTGAAGCGTTGCACGGGCAGTATGAATTGCCAGAACTGCTTTCTCTTGTTGGCCTTGCTAGAAGCTCGTATTTTTACCATCGTGCTCGGCTGAAGCTGGCTGACAAATACGTTGATTTACGCCGAAGCATCACAGAGATCTTCGACAACAACTACCGTTGCTATGGATATCGCAGGGTGCAGGCATCTCTGCTCAAGGAGTGCACGGGCATCTCAGAGAAGGTGGTTCGTCGGCTGATGAAGCAGGAGGGGTTGATCGTGGCCAAGCCCAAACGCCGCAGATATAACTCCTACCTTGGAGAGATAGGTGCCGCCCCGCAAAACCTCATCAATCGAGACTTCCGTGCCGCTGCGCCCAATGAGAAGTGGCTCACCGACATTACTGAACTCCAGATTCCTGCTGGCAAGGTTTACCTGTCGCCAGTCATTGATTGCTTTGACGGGCTGGTGGTGAGCTGGTCGATTGGGACTCATCCCAACGCACATCTCGTCAACACAATGCTGGATGCGGCCATTGATGCTGTTCAAGGCAGCGAGAGCCGCCCTGTGATTCATTCTGATCGTGGAGCTCACTACCGCTGGCCAGGCTGGCTCTCGAGGGTCCATGATGCAAAGTTGACTCGCTCGATGTCTCGCAAAGGGTGCTCACCAGACAACGCTGCGTGCGAAGGCTTTTTTGGAAGGCTAAAGATGGAGCTGTTCTATCCCAACAACTGGCAATCAACAACGATTGAGCAGTTCATTGAAGCTGTCGATGCGTACATTCGTTGGTACAACGAAAAACGTATCAAGGTATCTCTGGGACGTTTAAGTCCTGTGGAATACCGGCACAAACTTGGCCTAGCCGCATAA
- a CDS encoding NAD(P)-dependent oxidoreductase, which translates to MNHRKIVVTQPVHEEVLRKLQAEGEVIMNPGPDPWSPSQLREYLVDADAMMAFMTDSVTKESLLNAPRLKTISCALKGYDNFDLRACAQAGVSVTFVPDLLTEPTAELAIGLAIAAGRNVLQGDAATRAGYSGWRPALYGTGLHGSVASVIGLGKVGQAILARLAGFGCARLLGVDPSVRLDQVELVTLDEAVSTSDYVFLAVPLVSDTRHLVDSRMLQLSKKGQILVNVGRGSVVDERAVVDALANEQLGAYAADVYEMEDWLLPDRPREIHPGLTNNARTVLTPHIGSAVRRVRFEIEMRAAENLVRSLRGESLSDVAVEASAAA; encoded by the coding sequence ATGAATCATCGGAAAATCGTCGTAACGCAGCCAGTTCATGAAGAGGTTCTAAGGAAGCTCCAGGCTGAGGGTGAGGTCATCATGAATCCAGGGCCTGACCCCTGGAGCCCCAGCCAGCTCAGGGAGTACCTCGTGGATGCTGATGCCATGATGGCCTTCATGACAGACAGTGTGACCAAAGAGTCGCTGCTGAACGCTCCCAGGCTCAAGACCATCTCCTGTGCACTCAAGGGGTACGACAACTTCGACCTGAGGGCTTGCGCACAAGCCGGGGTGAGCGTCACCTTTGTTCCTGACCTCCTCACAGAGCCCACAGCCGAGCTGGCCATCGGATTGGCTATTGCTGCTGGCAGGAACGTGCTTCAGGGTGACGCCGCTACAAGAGCAGGCTACTCTGGGTGGAGGCCAGCTCTATACGGAACCGGGCTTCATGGGTCGGTGGCCAGCGTGATCGGTCTCGGAAAAGTTGGGCAGGCCATATTGGCGCGACTCGCGGGCTTTGGCTGCGCGCGGCTGCTTGGTGTAGACCCAAGTGTGCGTCTAGATCAGGTCGAACTGGTCACGCTTGATGAGGCTGTCAGCACATCGGACTATGTGTTCCTGGCAGTGCCTCTTGTTAGCGATACGCGCCACCTGGTTGACTCCAGGATGCTTCAACTATCGAAAAAGGGCCAGATCCTTGTAAACGTGGGTAGGGGGTCTGTGGTCGACGAAAGGGCGGTTGTCGATGCCTTGGCGAATGAGCAACTTGGCGCGTACGCCGCTGACGTCTATGAGATGGAAGATTGGCTACTTCCAGACAGACCTCGCGAAATTCATCCGGGATTGACCAACAACGCCAGAACAGTACTCACTCCCCACATCGGCTCGGCTGTGAGACGCGTACGGTTCGAAATTGAAATGCGGGCTGCTGAGAACCTAGTCCGCTCACTCAGGGGCGAGAGTTTGAGTGATGTTGCTGTCGAGGCCAGCGCGGCAGCATAG
- the phnE gene encoding phosphonate ABC transporter, permease protein PhnE has product MTSAAFENIISRDKREQFIGLRNTAFVLLVCLVALYVTGFFDAQRFIEGAPAVKQLSSEMVPPNFDRWEHWVIPLRDTLAMSIAGTALTIVLSLPLALLAAPNTTPNPLVGRVARVILAAFRSVPEIILGILFVAAVGFGALPGVLALALHSTGMVAKFYAEAIEHVDPKPLEAAAAVGASRFQVISHAVIPQVLPQLADITIYRWEYHFRASAVLGIVGAGGIGFELMAALRLVKYDEVSAILLSILACVLVVDSIGSMLRKRLK; this is encoded by the coding sequence ATGACCTCGGCTGCATTCGAGAACATCATCAGTCGCGACAAGCGGGAGCAGTTCATTGGACTGCGCAATACAGCGTTCGTCCTTCTGGTTTGCCTTGTAGCCCTGTACGTCACGGGGTTCTTCGATGCACAGCGGTTCATCGAAGGCGCCCCGGCTGTCAAGCAGCTCTCATCTGAGATGGTCCCTCCCAACTTCGACCGCTGGGAGCACTGGGTCATCCCGCTGAGGGACACCTTGGCGATGTCGATTGCCGGCACAGCACTGACTATCGTGCTTTCACTTCCGCTGGCGCTCCTGGCGGCTCCAAACACCACCCCCAATCCTTTGGTGGGAAGAGTGGCCAGAGTCATCCTGGCGGCATTCCGGTCCGTGCCAGAAATCATTCTTGGCATTCTGTTCGTGGCAGCCGTAGGGTTTGGTGCTCTACCTGGGGTGCTCGCACTAGCGTTGCATTCCACGGGAATGGTCGCAAAGTTTTACGCGGAAGCCATTGAGCACGTGGATCCGAAGCCACTTGAAGCAGCTGCTGCGGTAGGCGCAAGCCGCTTTCAGGTCATCTCGCATGCCGTTATCCCCCAAGTCCTTCCACAGTTGGCAGACATAACCATCTATCGCTGGGAGTACCACTTCAGGGCCTCCGCAGTACTTGGCATTGTCGGTGCAGGTGGCATCGGCTTCGAGCTGATGGCAGCACTTCGCCTTGTCAAGTATGACGAGGTCTCAGCCATCCTTCTGTCGATTCTTGCCTGTGTCCTCGTGGTTGACAGCATTGGATCGATGCTGCGAAAGCGTCTCAAGTAA
- the phnD gene encoding phosphate/phosphite/phosphonate ABC transporter substrate-binding protein, with translation MLNRRNFSLVVSAASFAALLPLWAHAQGKDPSKLRVALLPDENAASIIQNAQPLKRYLEQQLKKDVEIVVTTDYSSMIEAMRFGRIEVAYFGPFSYVLAKSKASGIEPFAVGVERGSPTYQSVLIATAGGPVKTLEDVRGKPFGFGDQASTSSHLAPRAHLLKKYKLDGEKDYRPVHLGAHDAVARAVQSGQIPAGALSKPILDNLIARGSIDATKIVQLDLSAPIPNYPVVMQGDLKPELKAAIRSAFLDMKDAEVLKAFRVQAFAATDDAAYDVLRDTATILKLDLGRMQ, from the coding sequence ATGCTGAATCGCCGTAACTTCTCTCTTGTTGTCAGCGCAGCTTCTTTTGCTGCACTCCTTCCTCTGTGGGCTCATGCGCAGGGAAAGGATCCATCAAAGCTTCGTGTCGCCCTTCTTCCAGATGAGAACGCTGCCAGCATCATCCAGAACGCGCAGCCTCTTAAGCGCTATCTTGAACAGCAGCTCAAGAAGGATGTTGAGATTGTGGTGACTACCGATTACTCCTCGATGATCGAGGCAATGCGGTTCGGTCGGATTGAGGTAGCGTACTTTGGACCGTTTTCGTACGTTTTGGCCAAATCTAAGGCGTCCGGGATTGAGCCCTTTGCGGTGGGCGTTGAACGTGGGTCGCCCACATACCAGTCGGTCCTCATCGCAACGGCCGGAGGGCCGGTGAAAACGCTTGAAGACGTGCGCGGCAAGCCCTTCGGATTTGGCGACCAGGCGTCCACATCAAGCCACCTTGCACCACGTGCACACCTGCTCAAGAAGTACAAGCTTGATGGTGAGAAGGACTATCGGCCAGTTCACCTTGGGGCACATGACGCGGTCGCACGTGCGGTGCAGTCGGGTCAGATTCCAGCCGGGGCTCTGTCCAAGCCGATTCTGGACAACCTCATCGCTCGAGGAAGCATTGATGCCACGAAGATTGTTCAGCTTGACCTTTCTGCTCCCATTCCAAACTATCCGGTCGTCATGCAGGGGGACCTCAAGCCTGAGCTCAAAGCTGCCATCCGCTCTGCCTTTCTGGACATGAAGGATGCTGAGGTGCTCAAGGCGTTTCGTGTCCAGGCGTTTGCCGCCACTGATGACGCTGCATATGACGTCCTTAGGGATACCGCAACCATCCTGAAGCTTGATTTGGGCCGTATGCAATGA
- the phnC gene encoding phosphonate ABC transporter ATP-binding protein: MKLEKDRDVLSLKGVSVRYVDSTVALHPTSLDVKQGEFLVLLGASGAGKSTLLRSINGLVLPTKGEVSIPGLAGGVVNAKTLREHRKRCGMVFQQHHLIGRQSVLRNVLMGKLGDRGAFASLWPWSKKDKLEALTVIERVGLLEKALSRADALSGGQQQRVGIARALIQKPRILLADEPVASLDPATAHSVLTLLHEICKKDHLTAIVSLHQVELARSFADRIIGLRQGAVVFEGRAEQLSPDVARNLYAKQSNASNTSASTDSPRTLQSSQTKELLPC; the protein is encoded by the coding sequence ATGAAGTTGGAGAAGGACCGAGACGTTCTGAGTCTCAAGGGAGTTTCCGTCCGCTACGTTGACTCGACCGTGGCCTTGCACCCGACGAGTCTGGATGTGAAGCAGGGAGAGTTTTTGGTGCTTCTGGGCGCCTCGGGCGCAGGGAAGTCCACCTTGTTACGAAGCATCAATGGACTGGTGCTGCCCACAAAAGGCGAGGTATCGATACCTGGCCTGGCAGGTGGGGTAGTCAACGCAAAGACGCTGAGAGAGCACCGCAAGCGCTGTGGGATGGTTTTCCAGCAGCATCATCTGATTGGACGTCAGTCGGTCCTCAGGAATGTTCTGATGGGAAAGCTCGGTGACAGGGGTGCATTCGCTTCGCTATGGCCGTGGAGCAAGAAGGACAAGCTGGAGGCGCTCACAGTGATTGAGCGTGTCGGGCTGCTCGAAAAGGCGCTCTCCCGGGCTGATGCCTTGTCTGGGGGGCAGCAGCAGCGCGTAGGCATAGCTAGGGCGCTAATACAGAAGCCACGAATCCTGCTGGCCGATGAGCCTGTTGCCAGCCTGGACCCGGCAACCGCACATAGCGTGCTCACCTTGTTGCATGAGATCTGCAAAAAGGACCACCTCACCGCAATCGTGAGTCTTCACCAGGTGGAGCTCGCGCGCTCGTTTGCAGACCGAATCATTGGGCTCCGCCAGGGAGCTGTTGTATTCGAGGGTAGGGCAGAGCAGCTGAGTCCTGATGTTGCGCGGAACCTCTATGCAAAGCAGTCCAACGCTTCCAACACGAGTGCGTCCACTGATAGCCCCCGAACTCTTCAATCCAGTCAAACCAAGGAGCTCTTGCCATGCTGA
- a CDS encoding LysR substrate-binding domain-containing protein, with product MSGLTLLAALKAFDATARAGSMTAAAKLLDLQQPTISAHIQRLENEYGVELFLRQGRRLELTTFGRTLLDYTRRAFSGEEDAHALLAAAKNRFVGRLVIHAIGPYNVVPVLKAFGSRHPQVEVSVRVGDSRSITEKLLDYQGDVGVVLNHAEHPELHCMPYRSQRLVVFANREHALARCGEIVLKDLQSQRFVIREEGSTTRRVFESELIARNINIQVALEMGSREAVREAVAQGIGLGVVAETAYVPDPRLVKLKILDTAMATHVDFICRRERQNAPLIATIFDLAKEVRRGLA from the coding sequence ATGTCTGGACTCACGCTACTTGCGGCTTTGAAAGCCTTTGATGCGACGGCAAGGGCCGGAAGCATGACTGCTGCTGCGAAGCTGCTTGATCTACAGCAGCCCACCATCTCAGCGCATATTCAGCGCCTGGAGAATGAGTACGGCGTGGAGCTTTTTCTTCGTCAAGGCCGCCGGCTTGAGCTGACTACCTTTGGCAGGACTCTGCTGGACTACACGCGGCGGGCATTCAGCGGCGAGGAAGATGCGCACGCCCTTTTGGCAGCAGCCAAAAACCGATTCGTCGGGCGTCTTGTGATTCACGCGATCGGCCCGTACAACGTAGTCCCTGTTCTGAAGGCCTTCGGGAGCCGCCATCCCCAGGTCGAGGTCTCTGTCCGTGTAGGCGACTCCCGCTCAATCACGGAAAAGCTCCTCGACTACCAGGGTGATGTCGGCGTGGTCCTCAATCACGCCGAGCACCCCGAACTCCATTGCATGCCATACAGGTCACAGCGCCTGGTGGTCTTTGCGAACCGAGAGCACGCCCTAGCCCGGTGCGGTGAGATAGTGCTCAAGGACCTTCAGAGCCAGCGCTTCGTCATACGTGAGGAAGGTTCAACGACAAGAAGAGTCTTCGAGAGCGAGCTAATTGCCCGCAATATCAACATCCAGGTTGCGCTGGAGATGGGAAGCCGGGAGGCTGTCCGCGAGGCAGTCGCACAAGGAATAGGACTAGGCGTCGTTGCCGAGACAGCCTATGTTCCAGATCCGCGTCTTGTGAAGCTGAAGATTCTGGATACAGCAATGGCCACCCACGTCGACTTCATCTGTCGTCGCGAACGACAGAACGCTCCGCTGATAGCAACGATTTTCGACTTGGCAAAAGAGGTGAGAAGAGGCCTGGCCTAA
- a CDS encoding PepSY domain-containing protein, which translates to MYRYTKLSLLAVAIAATGAVAYAANGGMENDALAISKAKIPLTQAVTVAEQHANGKASRAEYENSKQGWVYDVEVVSGAKVFDVRVDADKGTVISSTEDKADHDDDHDKRD; encoded by the coding sequence ATGTACCGCTATACCAAACTTTCCCTTCTGGCCGTCGCCATCGCTGCAACCGGCGCGGTCGCCTACGCCGCCAATGGCGGTATGGAAAACGACGCACTGGCAATCAGCAAGGCCAAGATTCCCCTCACTCAGGCGGTCACCGTCGCCGAGCAGCACGCCAATGGCAAGGCGTCACGCGCCGAGTACGAGAACTCGAAGCAAGGCTGGGTCTACGACGTGGAAGTCGTCAGCGGGGCCAAGGTCTTCGATGTCCGGGTCGATGCCGACAAGGGCACGGTCATCTCGTCTACCGAGGACAAGGCGGATCACGATGATGACCACGACAAGCGGGACTGA
- a CDS encoding undecaprenyl-diphosphatase, with protein MESLNHTFFLWLNAPEHPSALALTLATFFAEQLIWAVPLLIGIGWLRGGEPTRKTMLVASASGLLGLLINQIIGLAWLHPRPFMIGLGHTLIPHVADSSFPSDHLTLWWAVAFSLALQRGPRIAGVTLALLGVPIAWARIYLGVHFPFDMLGAIAVAAICAWLTLREAHWYLLPSYQLSTGIHRRLFSGLIALGWVRE; from the coding sequence ATGGAATCACTCAACCATACATTTTTTCTCTGGCTCAACGCACCGGAGCATCCCAGTGCTTTGGCTCTGACGTTGGCCACCTTCTTTGCCGAACAGCTCATCTGGGCGGTTCCACTCCTGATCGGCATCGGCTGGCTTCGCGGCGGCGAGCCTACCCGCAAGACGATGCTCGTTGCTAGCGCATCGGGATTGCTGGGCCTGCTCATCAACCAGATCATCGGCCTGGCTTGGTTGCATCCTCGACCTTTCATGATCGGCCTGGGTCACACCCTCATCCCTCATGTTGCCGATTCGTCTTTCCCAAGCGATCACCTGACGCTGTGGTGGGCGGTTGCCTTCAGCCTCGCGCTGCAACGAGGCCCACGAATTGCAGGCGTGACTTTGGCTTTGCTGGGCGTTCCCATTGCCTGGGCGCGCATCTACCTTGGAGTGCACTTCCCATTCGACATGCTCGGGGCCATCGCCGTTGCTGCAATCTGTGCCTGGCTGACGTTACGTGAAGCACACTGGTATCTATTGCCAAGTTATCAACTTTCCACCGGAATCCATCGGCGGCTTTTCAGCGGGTTGATCGCGCTTGGATGGGTGCGCGAGTGA
- a CDS encoding COG4705 family protein, translating to MNKLPTSSTTGWLNKVPEVALSFWIIKIMSTTVGETGADFLAVNAGWGQGVTRTVMAALLAAALFMQLRTRRYTPWIYWLTVVLVSVVGTQITDLLTDGLGVSLYISTSAFAVALAAIFFVWYRIERTLSIHDIVTRSRELFYWAAILCTFALGTAAGDLATEALGLGFTWGAVAFGVLIGITYTAWRMGGNAVLTFWIAYILTRPFGAALGDLLTQAKTYGGLGMGAMWTSALFLTVIVMLVAVAQIGMNGRRSAQLVE from the coding sequence ATGAACAAATTGCCCACGAGCAGCACCACTGGCTGGCTCAATAAAGTCCCGGAAGTCGCGCTGTCGTTCTGGATCATCAAGATCATGTCCACCACGGTGGGCGAGACGGGAGCCGATTTCCTGGCGGTCAACGCAGGGTGGGGGCAAGGCGTGACTCGAACCGTCATGGCTGCCCTGTTGGCGGCCGCCTTGTTCATGCAGTTGCGCACCCGACGCTATACCCCTTGGATTTACTGGCTGACGGTGGTACTGGTCAGCGTGGTCGGCACCCAGATCACCGATCTGCTGACCGATGGCCTTGGCGTCAGCCTGTACATCAGCACCTCGGCGTTCGCCGTTGCGCTCGCCGCGATCTTCTTCGTCTGGTATCGGATCGAGCGCACCCTGTCCATTCACGACATTGTGACGCGCAGCCGGGAGCTGTTCTATTGGGCTGCCATCCTCTGCACGTTCGCGCTGGGCACGGCTGCTGGCGATTTGGCGACCGAGGCATTGGGCTTGGGCTTTACCTGGGGCGCGGTGGCGTTCGGTGTGCTGATTGGCATCACCTATACCGCCTGGCGCATGGGCGGCAACGCCGTTCTGACCTTCTGGATCGCCTACATATTGACCCGCCCCTTCGGGGCCGCACTCGGCGACTTGCTGACTCAGGCCAAGACCTATGGCGGCCTTGGCATGGGTGCCATGTGGACAAGCGCCTTGTTCCTCACGGTGATCGTCATGCTGGTGGCCGTCGCGCAGATCGGCATGAATGGACGCCGCTCGGCCCAGCTCGTCGAATAA
- a CDS encoding COG4705 family protein has translation MKTSTEHALAKVPEVTLGFWLIKIAATTLGETGGDAVSMSMNLGYLVGTAIFAAIFLAAVVAQVKAKGFHPFLYWTTIIATTTVGTTLADFADRSLGIGYAGGSSLLLALLLGSLFVWHRTLGSVSVSTVSSPKAEAFYWLTIMFSQTLGTALGDWTADTAGLGYTGAAVVFGGLLALVVAAYYWTSVSRTLLFWAAFILTRPLGAVVGDFLDKPLSAGGLALSRYSASAALLAFMLTAILLFRQRAARTAH, from the coding sequence ATGAAAACATCCACTGAACACGCGCTGGCCAAGGTGCCCGAAGTCACGCTGGGCTTCTGGCTCATCAAGATTGCCGCCACGACGCTCGGTGAAACTGGCGGTGATGCGGTTTCGATGTCCATGAACCTGGGCTACCTGGTCGGTACAGCCATCTTCGCGGCGATCTTCCTGGCTGCCGTCGTCGCGCAGGTCAAGGCCAAAGGCTTCCATCCCTTCCTGTACTGGACAACCATCATCGCCACGACCACGGTCGGCACGACATTGGCCGATTTTGCGGATCGATCGCTGGGAATCGGGTACGCTGGAGGTTCGAGCTTGCTGCTGGCCTTGCTGCTCGGCTCGCTCTTCGTCTGGCATCGCACCCTCGGCTCCGTGTCGGTGAGCACGGTCAGCTCGCCCAAGGCAGAAGCCTTCTACTGGCTGACGATCATGTTCTCCCAAACGCTGGGCACCGCGTTAGGCGACTGGACAGCCGACACGGCGGGCTTGGGCTACACGGGTGCGGCCGTCGTGTTCGGCGGGCTGCTCGCGCTGGTCGTGGCAGCCTACTACTGGACGAGCGTGTCCCGCACGCTGCTGTTCTGGGCGGCGTTCATCCTGACTCGCCCGCTGGGTGCCGTGGTCGGGGATTTTCTGGACAAGCCACTGAGCGCGGGTGGTCTGGCGTTGAGCCGCTATTCGGCATCGGCCGCACTGTTGGCCTTCATGCTGACTGCGATCCTGCTGTTCAGGCAGAGAGCAGCCAGGACGGCACATTGA
- a CDS encoding response regulator transcription factor → MRVLLVEDDPMIGDAIQGALKDASYAADWVKDGQTALTTLGCQHYDLVLLDLGLPGKDGLEVLASIRAKDNPVPLLIITARDGLDDRLRGLDGGADDYVSKPFQMAELLARMRAVLRRKGGTAAPVLSNGVVTLDPATKEACANDGPQVQLSNREFSLLQALLVRPGAILSRSELEDRIYGWGEEVESNAVEYLIHALRRKLGGEVIKNVRGVGWMVSKGA, encoded by the coding sequence ATGCGGGTATTGCTTGTCGAAGACGATCCCATGATCGGTGACGCGATCCAGGGCGCATTGAAGGATGCGTCCTACGCCGCCGACTGGGTGAAGGACGGGCAGACGGCGCTCACCACGCTGGGCTGCCAGCATTACGACCTGGTGCTACTCGACCTCGGTCTGCCCGGAAAGGATGGGCTGGAGGTGCTGGCCAGCATCCGAGCCAAGGACAACCCGGTTCCCCTGCTCATCATCACGGCTCGCGATGGTCTGGATGATCGCCTGCGCGGCCTGGATGGCGGGGCCGACGACTATGTGTCCAAGCCCTTTCAGATGGCGGAACTGCTGGCCCGGATGCGCGCCGTCCTGAGGCGCAAAGGTGGCACGGCAGCTCCCGTGCTCAGCAACGGCGTGGTGACGCTTGACCCGGCCACCAAAGAGGCTTGTGCCAATGATGGCCCCCAAGTGCAACTGTCCAACCGCGAGTTCTCGTTACTGCAAGCCTTGCTGGTTCGGCCTGGTGCCATCCTTTCGCGCAGCGAACTGGAGGATCGCATCTATGGCTGGGGGGAAGAAGTCGAAAGCAATGCCGTCGAATATCTAATCCACGCACTGCGGCGCAAGCTCGGTGGCGAGGTCATCAAGAACGTCAGGGGGGTCGGATGGATGGTCTCAAAAGGCGCTTGA